The Triticum dicoccoides isolate Atlit2015 ecotype Zavitan chromosome 6A, WEW_v2.0, whole genome shotgun sequence genome has a window encoding:
- the LOC119314994 gene encoding dolabradiene monooxygenase-like, whose amino-acid sequence MELVALPLLGFLVSLVVLLVNLVVKVHPTPPAPGKKRLPPGPRQLPLVGSLHHVLLSLYGDLPHRALRELAGRHGPVMLLRFGAVPTLVVSSAEAAREVLKTHDAAFASRHLTPTLAVFSRGGHGILFSPYGDLWRQLRRVCVLELLSARRVQSFRHIREDEAARLLRSVSEECARSGDAGFGAVVELGEGMSRMINDVVVRSAVGSRCPRRDEFLREIDESVKLTAGFNLADLFPSSAPARWLSRGLRETERCNRHVRDILNDIIRDRTGRADGSDSEDDLLGVLLRVQRDGGAQCALTTEIITTVILEIFAAGSETSSTTLEWVVSELVRHPRLLRKAQAEVREACKGQRTPTEGDMGRLGYLRLVIRETLRLHAPVPFLLPRRCRERCEVMGYEVPEGTKVLVNAWALGRDGAYWEDAERFKPERFEGESAAVDFKGGDFEFIPFGAGRRMCPGMALGLANMELVLAGLLYHFDWEVPGGGRPEELDMSEACGITVRRKRKLVLHATQRIPLAN is encoded by the coding sequence ATGGAGCTTGTGGCGCTGCCGttgctcggtttcctggtctccctAGTCGTCTTACTAGTCAACCTCGTCGTGAAGGTTCACCCTACCCCGCCGGCGCCAGGGAAGAAGCGGCTGCCGCCGGGGCCACGGCAACTGCCGCTCGTCGGCAGCCTCCACCACGTCCTGCTGTCGCTCTACGGCGACCTGCCGCACCGGGCGCTGCGTGAGCTCGCCGGCAGGCACGGCCCTGTCATGCTGCTCCGCTTCGGCGCCGTGCCCACGCTGGTCGTCTCCTCCGCCGAGGCCGCCAGGGAGGTCCTCAAGACGCACGACGCCGCCTTCGCCAGCCGCCACCTCACGCCCACGCTGGCCGTCTTCAGCCGCGGCGGGCACGGCATCCTCTTCTCCCCCTACGGCGACCTGTGGCGCCAGCTCCGCCGGGtgtgcgtcctcgagctcctcagcGCGCGCCGCGTCCAGTCCTTCCGCCACATCCGGGAGGACGAGGCCGCGCGCCTGCTCCGCTCCGTCTCCGAGGAGTGCGCTCGCTCCGGCGACGCCGGCTTCGGCGCCGTCGTCGAGCTCGGCGAGGGGATGTCGCGCATGATAAACGACGTCGTGGTGCGGTCGGCCGTGGGCAGCCGGTGCCCGCGGCGCGACGAGTTCCTGCGCGAGATCGACGAGTCGGTGAAGCTGACCGCCGGCTTCAACCTGGCCGACCTGTTCCCGTCGTCGGCGCCGGCGCGCTGGCTCAGCCGCGGGCTCCGGGAGACCGAGCGGTGCAACCGCCACGTGCGCGACATCCTGAACGACATCATCCGCGACCGCACCGGCCGCGCCGACGGCAGCGACAGCGAGGACGACCTGCTCGGCGTGCTCCTGAGGGTGCAGAGGGACGGCGGCGCGCAGTGCGCCCTCACCACCGagatcatcaccaccgtcatcctGGAGATCTTCGCGGCCGGGAGCGAGACGTCGTCCACGACGCTCGAATGGGTCGTGTCGGAGCTGGTAAGACACCCGCGCCTCCTCCGCAAGGCGCAGGCCGAGGTCCGGGAGGCATGCAAGGGCCAGCGCACGCCGACGGAGGGCGACATGGGAAGGCTGGGCTACCTCCGCCTGGTGATCAGGGAAACGCTGCGGCTGCACGCGCCGGTGCCGTTCCTGCTGCCCCGGCGGTGCCGGGAGCGGTGCGAGGTGATGGGGTACGAGGTCCCCGAGGGGACCAAGGTGCTGGTAAACGCGTGGGCCTTGGGCAGGGACGGGGCATACTGGGAGGACGCCGAGCGGTTCAAGCCGGAGAGGTTCGAGGGCGAGAGCGCTGCCGTGGACTTCAAGGGCGGCGACTTCGAGTTCATCCCCTTCGGGGCCGGCAGGAGGATGTGCCCCGGCATGGCGCTCGGCCTGGCCAACATGGAGCTCGTGCTCGCGGGCCTCCTCTACCACTTCGACTGGGAGGTCcccggcggcgggaggccggaggaGCTGGACATGTCCGAGGCGTGCGGCATAACCGTGCGGAGGAAGCGCAAGCTCGTGCTGCACGCTACGCAACGTATTCCACTCGCAAATTAG
- the LOC119318850 gene encoding alpha-1,3-arabinosyltransferase XAT3-like: MSRIASSLNVGFVAGVLFVLLVYFLVQQQEAISSLSVATTAAVSQWMTDKQLIKAPGEIQQIKAPGEILVASDVHRIADKQPIQDPDVASDVQPISDKEPIHDSEKGEVVCTTESETLGHSETCEVDGDVRTNGTALSVTLVPASWKERREWMISPYSKAEIIVKNVTVTQLQDRATAPPCTVTHSMPAVLFAIAGHAGNYWHDYTDILVPLFVASRRYRGEVTFLISNIQYRPEWLVKYKTLLWGLSKHAWVDMEGDTEVRCFPHVTVGLRVDKELTIVPEVVPGAPLSMADFTRFLRETYGLPRGAAVSLTREPDKKPRLLLIHRGHYRLFLNEPEIAQAAEAAGFETVMMELRANASEAEQARVVNSFDVLLGMHGAGLTNALHLPPGGVVIQVVPYGNIEVLARAEFSEPVTDMGLKYLDYSVSVEESSLLETLGPEHPAIKDPESIHRSGWTNMFEFYLAKQNVRINTTRFAPTLAQAFDHLRQQ; this comes from the exons ATGAGCAGAATCGCGTCCTCACTCAACGtcggcttcgtcgccggcgtcctcTTTGTGCTCCTCGTCTATTTCCTCGTCCAGCAGCAGGAGGCGATCAGCAGCCTCAGCG TTGCCACTACGGCGGCAGTATCACAATGGATGACGGATAAACAGCTGATCAAGGCCCCTGGTGAAATACAACAGATTAAAGCTCCTGGTGAAATAC ttgtcgcttctgatgtgcatCGGATCGCGGACAAACAGCCAATTCAAGATCCAG ATGTCGCTTCTGACGTGCAGCCGATCTCGGACAAAGAGCCGATTCATGATTCAG AGAAAGGCGAGGTGGTGTGTACCACGGAGAGCGAGACCCTCGGTCACTCTGAAACTTGCGAAGTCGACGGCGACGTCCGCACCAACGGCACTGCCTTGTCGGTGACCCTCGTCCCGGCGAGCTGGAAGGAGCGCCGCGAGTGGATGATCTCACCATACTCGAAAGCGGAGATCATCGTCAAGAACGTCACCGTGACGCAGCTGCAGGACCGGGCCACCGCCCCGCCGTGCACGGTGACCCACAGCATGCCGGCCGTCCTGTTCGCAATCGCCGGGCACGCGGGCAACTACTGGCATGACTACACCGACATTCTGGTGCCACTCTTCGTCGCGTCGCGGCGGTACCGCGGCGAGGTCACGTTCCTGATCAGCAACATCCAGTATAGGCCGGAGTGGCTGGTCAAGTACAAGACCTTGTTGTGGGGGCTGTCCAAGCACGCGTGGGTGGACATGGAGGGCGACACGGAGGTGCGGTGCTTCCCGCACGTCACGGTGGGGCTCCGCGTCGACAAGGAGCTGACGATCGTCCCCGAGGTGGTGCCGGGGGCCCCCCTCTCCATGGCGGACTTCACCCGATTCCTGCGCGAGACCTACGGTCTCCCACGCGGCGCGGCGGTCAGCCTGACCCGTGAGCCGGACAAGAAGCCGCGGCTGCTGCTGATCCACCGGGGGCACTACCGCCTGTTCCTGAACGAGCCGGAGATAGCgcaagcggcggaggcggcggggttcGAGACGGTGATGATGGAGCTGCGGGCCAACGCGTCCGAGGCGGAGCAGGCGCGGGTGGTGAACTCGTTCGACGTGCTGCTGGGCATGCACGGAGCCGGGCTGACGAACGCGTTGCACCTGCCGCCGGGCGGCGTGGTGATCCAGGTGGTGCCGTACGGGAACATAGAGGTCCTGGCGAGGGCGGAGTTCAGCGAGCCCGTGACGGACATGGGGCTCAAGTACCTGGATTACAGCGTGAGCGTGGAGGAGAGCTCGCTGCTGGAGACGTTGGGGCCGGAGCACCCGGCGATCAAGGACCCCGAATCCATCCACCGCAGCGGCTGGACCAACATGTTTGAGTTCTACCTCGCTAAGCAGAACGTCCGCATCAACACCACCCGCTTCGCGCCAACCCTGGCGCAAGCGTTCGACCACCTACGCCAACAGTAG